The window TAGCGCGCTTCGAGACCAATCCCTTGTTGACCGAAGAAGTACGAAAGGTCCGGACCATTGTAGTCATCCGGATCGACCCCCACGGCCTCGTACAGCTCGTCGCTAGTGTCGTACCCAGTATCCACGCCGTAGATTGCCTCGTAGATATCCAGTAAACTCCACTCTCCAGCCACCCAAGGCTCTTGAACATTGACATCTTCGACAGCGATGTCTGCGGCGGCCGCGAAGCTCAGGAACGCCGCCACTGTCACACACGTTAGTAATCTCCACATTGTCTGTCCACCCGCCCTTTCTGTGGTTTCGTTTCCCTAGCGGAAAACCGCTTCTCCAGATTTCCCTCTCATTGCCGCGTGCAACGGTCTTGCCCGGCTGTCAACGGACCTTTCCCGAAGGGAAGAAACCCGCCCCCTCCTCCTGACCCATTGGCAGCAGCCCAGTATAGACGTGCACACACTAGCTCACCCATATCACTATGCAAGGTGCGTGCCAAGGGGGCCTTACAATGGCAAGTGGTTTTTTTATAGTGGTTTAGCAATTAGCAGGCGGCTGCATGACCTGCGCATGCGAGTGCAGATGACCACTGCGCAACGGCCAAGTTTGTCAGGCCTGCGCAACTTTTGACGGTAATCTCTGCAAATATGATGAATTCTGACCTGACGGCAGGCTTATTTGCTCGGTATTCGCAGTTAAGCGCCGCCGCGACGGGGAAGGGAAGAGCAAGAATTGTGTAACTGGGTATTCCTGCTCTGATTACGGTTTGGCCAACGCGTGACCCGCTCTGAAAGGCGATCTTCAGCAAGCCCCCGGCGGATGATCCGGCGTTGGCCACAAGCACGGGCGCCGGCTTTGTTCAGGAAAAGGCGCTCAGAAGCCTTCATAAGGAAGAACGGGCTTGATTCTGGGTTGTGATGGTGTAGACTTGGCGGGCGGCCGGGGCGGTTCCCGTGTTGAACAAGTACGGAAAGGCAGGGGAGAATGATTCGCGTGAAACTTCTGGTAGTGGTATTCATTGCGTTGACGGGGTGCGCGACAGTGATGAAAAGGCCGGAGAGCCCTCTCACGTGCTGGCCGGTGGACCCGCTGGTCAAAGTGTTTCGTGACGCGGCGCCGGCCTCGGGCGGGGATGCCCTTGCCGACGTTGCCCGGGGCGAGCATGCCTCGTTTCAGGTGGTCGTGCGCGCCGAGGACGCTATCACCGGCCTGACCGCCAAGGCGGGGCTGCTTAGACGCGGGCGAGGCGGTGAAACGCTTGCCGCCGCGTCGGTGCGCTTCGTCGGGTATGTGCCTGTGGACCGCCCGACCCAGACGCCCTCAAAGGACCAGTTGCGGACGCCCCCGGCGGATTATCCAGACCCGCTGCTCGAGGATGAGGCTCTCGACGTTGCGGCGGGACAGGCGCAACCCGTGTGGGTGACGGTTGCCGTGCCGGTAGACGCGAAGCCCGGTGTGTATCGCGGCACGCTCACCCTCGAAGGGCGCGTGGAGGGAGTGGCGGCGAAAGCGAAAGCACCCTTGACCTTGCGGGTCTACGACGTGGCGGTCGAGAAGACCCGCCTGTGGGTGACCGAATGGTACGGGATGCAATGGCAGCATATGGCAATCAATCCCGAGCCGGAATCGGAGGAATACTACGCGCTTCTGCGGCGATACGCCCGCAACATGGCCGAACACCGCCACAACGTCGCCCTGATCTCGCCTATCGGGCTGGTGGCGTATGAGGCAAACGCCGACGGTTCGCTGAAGATTGACTTCGCCAAGTTCGATCGCTGGGTCACGATCTTTCAGGAGGAGGGCGTTATCGGCCGCATCGAAGGCGGGCATATCGGAGGCCGCGTGGGAGGGTGGGAATCGGACTTCGCTGTGCAGACCTTCCGGGTACAGGACGGGAAAGTCGTGGGCGAATCGGTTGCGCCCGACACTCCGGAGGCAGACGCCTTCTACGCGCGGTTCTTCCCGGCGCTGGTTGCTCATTTGAAGGATAAGGGCTGGCTCGAGGTCTATATGCAGCATCTTGCTGATGAGCCCATCGCGAGCAATGTGGTTTCGTACCGGGCGATGGCGTCGCTGGCGCGGAAATACGCCCCCGAATTGCCAATCATGGAAGCCTGCCACACGAAGGAACTCACGGGCGCAATGGATGTGTGGGTGCCCCAACTCAATTTCCTGCATCAGGACTATGGCCACTACCGCGAACGGCAGGAGGCGGGCGAAGAGGTCTGGTTCTATACGTGCGTGTTTCCGCAGGGCGAATACGCCAACCGCTTTCTTGAGCAGCCGCTGCTCAAGACGCGGCTGCTGCACTGGATCAACTTCCGTTACGGCGCTACGGGCTACCTTCATTGGGGGTATAACCAGTGGACCAAGGACAGTCCTTTCACGCACACGACCCGTCCTCATGGCGGGCCGCCGTATCTGCCCGCGGGCGATGCCTGGATCGTGTATCCCGGCAAGGAAGGGCCGCTGGACTCGATCCGGTTCGAGGCCATGCGCGACGGCATCGCCGATCATGAGCTGCTCTGCATGCTCGCCGAAAAGAGCCCCGGCGCGGCTCAGGAGCTTGCCGAGAGGCATATTCTCGATTTCGACAAGTACAACACCGGCATCGCGGACTTCCGCGCGACACGCAGGGAACTGCTGCAGAAGCTGGAAGAGGACTGAGGGAAGAATCGCGCGGAGCCCTTACGGCCTCTTGGGCCGATTGGGTTCGTTCTTATGATGTTCCGAGCGGCGCTTCGCGTTGGGAGCTGCTCAAACAAGGTTTTCCGGGGCGTGAACGGAGTGAACGGCGAGGCATGGCTCAAGCGCATCAACACATGACCGCGGAAACCGGCGGTTTACTCGTCGACGCTGCTTACCCTGGGGGAAACATCCTCGTCGAGAACGTCGAAGGCGATGTCGTGCGGCTGCATCCCGACTTGCGCGATACCACGACGTGGTGGTTTTACTGGAATTTTCGGGTGTGCGGCGCGGCGGGACGTACACTGACGTTCGCGTTCAGCGGCCAGAATCCCATGGGGGTCCGCGGCCC of the Candidatus Hydrogenedentota bacterium genome contains:
- a CDS encoding DUF4091 domain-containing protein, translated to MKLLVVVFIALTGCATVMKRPESPLTCWPVDPLVKVFRDAAPASGGDALADVARGEHASFQVVVRAEDAITGLTAKAGLLRRGRGGETLAAASVRFVGYVPVDRPTQTPSKDQLRTPPADYPDPLLEDEALDVAAGQAQPVWVTVAVPVDAKPGVYRGTLTLEGRVEGVAAKAKAPLTLRVYDVAVEKTRLWVTEWYGMQWQHMAINPEPESEEYYALLRRYARNMAEHRHNVALISPIGLVAYEANADGSLKIDFAKFDRWVTIFQEEGVIGRIEGGHIGGRVGGWESDFAVQTFRVQDGKVVGESVAPDTPEADAFYARFFPALVAHLKDKGWLEVYMQHLADEPIASNVVSYRAMASLARKYAPELPIMEACHTKELTGAMDVWVPQLNFLHQDYGHYRERQEAGEEVWFYTCVFPQGEYANRFLEQPLLKTRLLHWINFRYGATGYLHWGYNQWTKDSPFTHTTRPHGGPPYLPAGDAWIVYPGKEGPLDSIRFEAMRDGIADHELLCMLAEKSPGAAQELAERHILDFDKYNTGIADFRATRRELLQKLEED
- a CDS encoding M14-type cytosolic carboxypeptidase; translation: MAQAHQHMTAETGGLLVDAAYPGGNILVENVEGDVVRLHPDLRDTTTWWFYWNFRVCGAAGRTLTFAFSGQNPMGVRGPAVSADSGKTWAWLGADRVKEGSFSYTFAPDAAERRFAFAYPYLETELQRFLDEHKGHGRIETGELCTSARGRRVEW